In Solanum lycopersicum chromosome 3, SLM_r2.1, the genomic stretch GTCGATATGAGTCCACCGGCTATGGCGATTTTTTCGATTGGGGGGGTTGTTTGGGTAGACATACATTGGATTTTGATGGGTTTGGGATTGTAGTAGGGATGTGGTTTTTGTGATGGGAGAAGACATGATGGAGATACAAAGACCAACATTTTCACAAGAAAACACAATCCCAGCTAGTATTTGTATGCAATATAaccttttttgttgggggtagGGATAGGAGGAGTGATGTtttattgttactatttttttttttttaagtggaaaaaatcaaataccaccaaatcatttaatttatattttaattacgtgtttttttaaaattaaaaatatatgtatgtttgaATAAAAGTCAGATGGAAATAATTTGGAGGGGGCGCTactaagagagagagagagagaatatgTATgtagtttgcatttttatttaaattgaataataataaatgtaatgatACAAAACCAAGCGCGCACACGCGCGCTACATGTCTTTGTAATTTTGCTACAAAGTGGAATCCAAACTGTTGAAGCTCACGGCCCATTAAATACGCAAAAGGAGGCATCATAGAGCACCAATCCCATCATCTTGGGTTAAAAAACAGCACTATTTTTAGCTTTGCACAAAAACAAGCTTTTCCTTTTTTGGTCGAATTGGGACCAttccttttttctctttatttaaatAAGATATTCTGAGCCGGAGCGGGCGTGTTATCATATCATGTCATCGCATGCAAATCAAATTAGCTGACTGACATCTGGCATCACCTGCAAGTTGCAAAAACATATTAGCTTTTACTCTACCCTCCATCATCAGCATCTCTCTCAACACGCTCACACTTAAAAACACACAGACCAACTATTATCCACAACGCGGTTTTACAAAGCCAATTTAAAACTACTTATCCCCCATCGaataaagttttttcttttttaaatttaacaagaaaaaataataaaacaagttTCTATCACCTACTAGCCAAAGATTTTCCCATCAATTCAAATTCCCCTCCAACAAACTAGGGCATTGAATAACTGTCATTTGAATCATTAACCAACGGCTACTGCACCCACGccaatatattttacttttcaacATTTCTATATCCTCCTCCCCTTCCATCCTACACCTGCTCAAAAGTAAGTAGTCAACTGCCACCATCATCACTTTCACTAACGGTGCTTGGATGACTTTGAATAATCTTCTTCTGCGTTGCCATCGTCATTATTGTCCCCaccatcatcatcctcatcatctcTCTTCCTCTTCTGAGAGGACGATGGTGGCTGCTCCTGAACTTCTCCataatcatcttcttcatcatcatcaacatcttccTCCAAATCTGCATCATCTTCATCCCCAATTACTGCCTCCACATCACTGCCTTCAGTATCATCTACTACAACCTGACCAACTGGTTGAACAAGGTAGCCATTCCCATTATCTTCTTCCTGCCATACATAACAACAAAATCAGTTAAACACCACCATGCCAAAAATATAACTAACTCAACTGCAAAATCCACAACACAACTTTGACACAAACCAATATAATAATGATCATCCCAACTAAgccatcaaaaataaaaaaaataaaaaaactttccAGAGGTGAATACCGAGTCAAACAAAATGCAGCACCATAAAACATTCTTCAGAGGTAGAAATCATACATACATAACAACGACACTTGCGCTAAAGAATCACACATGGAGGAAGATCATGGCAGAAGcaagaaaacaataataacCAATACAGCAGTGGATTCAACAAGGTCAAATTACTCAGACTTCAGCAATGCTATTTGACAGTCCCTTCCAGAAAAGAAATACAGTAGATAAATAGCAAAGAGGTGGAAAACAAGAAAACACATTTAACTTGGGATAATCACTTCATAAAAAAGGATGGCAAATAGACATCATttaaccatttaaaaaaaaaagggtaagCACAGAGCACATAAGCAGCAGATTCAACAAAGCAGGGTCCCCTATACATAGGCGGCAGTCACCTTCTGGAAAAATAGGATTATGATggcaaaaaaagagaaaaatcaaagaaaacagTGTTAAAGCTTCATTTTTAGGACATCAACTTAAAACCAACAAAAAGATGAAAGGACTAAACCACCATAACCATACCCTcttttctataaataaaggaTACTAGTACCTTAAGCCAAGAGGAGAAGACCCAAAAAGAGATTTGGGGGAGTTGTTCAAGCAAAGCTCAATGGAAATCAAGATATAGTGCATAAAACAGCGAGCCATACAGTTGGGATAATAGCACAACAGCGACACAGAAGACTATGGAAAATCactaatttttttcactttgaacctcataacatttgaaaaaaaacactCAGAACTCTCATCTAACAAATAACAATCCACTGGAACATATGCACACATGTTATTTGGGTCAGAAAACATAATACAATTAAGATCTCAGCCATAATCAGAGATCCCAGTGGATATTAGACTGGCCATGCAGAATATAATCATGTAAGAAAGGAAGATCACATCGATAAAGCTGCAAGtataacataaattataaaagtgACACCATTCAACAATCTTCTtacaagttttgattcatacaTTAAACATCAATTAGCTAGTGTCTCTAGTCAGTTTTCTACACAATTATAGTTCAGGTAGCATATAAATGATTAATCCTAGATGGGTAGCTGCATCAAATATTTTGTAGAATACACAGCTTCAACcagaataatatatattacaaaccATCCTAATCTAATAAATCAGATTGGTTTGAAGGTAACAAAATCAATCTATACACCAAATTTCCAGGTTCAGAGTAACCTGAGGGCAATTCCTCACCAACAAGTCAGCCCAAATTACTGGTATTTCCAAAAGCAGTTAGTGTAACAAATTGATTAATCACTATGGAGCTCCAATAAGATAAGAACTCTTAACAGTTCTCATAAAACTAATAGCAAGagaaacaacaaagtttaaaggAGTGCAGATAAGTTATGCAGCAAGCAAAAGGCatttaacaaaagaaattatgGCATGTGATACATTAAAACGGGACAGGAAATAACCAACTAAAAGAGGAGAAATTTTCACCTCATCTTCAGCATCCTCATCATCTTCGAAATCTCCGTCCTCCTCAACACCTAGCTCTTCCTCCCCTGTCTCcccatcatcatcctcatctgCATCATCTTCCCCATGCTCATGCCCATCAATCTCTCCTTCTGTGCTATTCAACCTCCCAGTACTTTCGGGCTCAGCAAAATCCCCATCATCGTTATCAACTTCCTCTTCATCctcatcgtcgtcatcgtcgtccTCGTCGTCCTCCACACCATCTTCATCCTCATCAGTGTCTTCTATCTCATGAACCTCCACAACATCATCTTCATCTCCCTCTTCATCTATCTCCTCCACAAAGTCCTCATCTTCATCATcctcgtcatcatcatcatcgtcctCTCCATCAGAAGCTGCCTCTACTCTAAAACCATTTGAGTGACTGGAACCATCCCCTTTAGACCCATTAGTCACTCTAGTTATCTCTGTCTCCTCCTCATCAGCATCACTCTCTTCTTCATCCACATCTACGACTCCTTCATTCTCAACCCTATGTCCATTTGTCATCCTGAACGGACGATCCTCTCCATCAACTTCCCCGCTCCCTGGatcatcatcttcatcctcctcttcatcttcctccTCATCATCCGATTCAGGCCTCTCATTACCCTCTGCATCCATCTTATCCAAAAACTTCAACGACCTAATCAAACCAAAAACCCTAGATCGATAATCCTTAACCCTCGTTACGGGACATTCATAGAGATCAAGCGAGACAAGCCTGAGTTCAGCCAAAGGCCGAAGATCATCGATATCCTGAATCCGGTTATTAGACAAATCAAGGTCCCTAAGAGAATTTAAACCAGCCTCTACAAGGAACTCAAGCCCTCCAGCAATTCTATTGTCCGATAAATTCAACTTCTGTAGATTCTGAAGCCTAGGAAACTGTTCAAGCGATGTAACACCGGTGTTTGCAATCGAAAGGTGCTctagattctgaaacctttcgaAAATCGACGGAGGAGCCAACTTACCATGAATACACTTCACCGCTCCGTCCAACGTTAGGGTTCTCACAGAACCAAAGTCTCTCTCGCCGTCTAACGCCGTCTCCACCGCTCTTTCCCAAATCTCGTCCATCAATCAGAACCACAActcatatataaatacaaattttcAGAAAAACTACAGGACCACCAAAAAACGATATCCGAGAGCCAAAACGTCGAAAGAAAACAGCGTTAAAAGTTCAAACTACCTCAAACTTTCCCAGTATCTTCTTCGTCGGCGCCGGAAAATGCATAgaaaacctaattttttttctttctctctctagtttttttctctctctaacaaGCTTACACACTATCGCTTGATATTGGGGGAGGCGAGTTGAGAAAACTCGAGGTCGAGTCAGGGTTGAGAGAAAAAGAGTAATCAGGGTTGAGTTAACTAAACAGAGTCATGGTTTATATGTGTTTGTTGAGAGAGTAATTTACAGCCGTTTATTTTCAGAAACGCGGATCGATGACGTGGACACGAAATGAACGGTGATGATTGAAGTACCGTGTGCTTCTTTATTAAAAAAGCTAATGACtcgttttttattttgttattatggAGAACGGACATGTCACTGTTGACGCTTGTATATCGGGGATGTATACAAATACCCTTATGTTTCTCTAATATCACGGAAATACCACTGGCCTATACAcagaaagtttattttttattttcttttttccttttcacatAGAAAAGgaactctttattttatttttgttataaaactattaaataagaagaagctagagagaaaagaagagaagacttgttatttctcttgatgaatgaattaacaatgaagaggagcactctatttataggagaaatctaacttggtccccaagtaggaggactctttaatcatatcctaaaaaggactccacatgatagacattcactataatacaaatattttataacactccccctgaATGTCTAATTCATAGATGATGTGCCTCGTcaaaaaccttactaaaaaaaactttaagaaaagaaaaactctagtaaaggaaaagagtacacatatctattaATACGCATCTAggctgcctcattaaaaaccttacaagaaaaacccagtgggacaaaacctcgtgagggaaaaagagtacagCGCGTATTCACTCCCCCTAATGAGAACATTAATCCAGAGACTTGAATCTTCGCattccaagcttgtgcaccatcttcttgaaagttgcagttggtagagacttggtaAATAGATCAGCCACATTGTCACTTGAACGAATCTGTTGCACATTTATATCACcattcttttgaagttcatgTGTATAGAAAAGCTTCGGTGAAATGTACTTtgttctatctccttttatgaatcCTCCCTTAAGTTGTGCTATGCATGCTgcattatcttcatataaaGTGGTGGGTACTTTATCACATTTCTCTCGAATGAGATGTATCATAGACCTTAACCACacacattctctacttgctTCATGAATAGCTATTATTTCAGCATGATTAGATGAAGTGGCTACGATGGACTGCTTTGTAGATCTCCAAGATATGACAGTCCCcccacatataaacacatagccTGTTTGGGATCGAGCTTTGTGTGGATCAGATAAACATCCTGCATCAGCATAACCAACAAGATTTGGGCTACAATTAACAGAATAAAATAAGCCCATATTAGTTGTCCCTTTAAGATATCGCAAAATGTGTTTGATCCCATTCCAATGTCTCCTAGTAGGAGCAGAACTATACCTTGCCTTGCTAACAAGTTAACAGCAAAAGCTATATCAGGCCTTGTAGTATTAGCAAGATACATTAGTGCaccaattgcactaagatatggtACTTCAGAACCAAGAATTTCTTCATCCTTTTCTTGAGGTCGGAATGGATCCTTATTCACATCAAGTGAACGAACAACCATCGGAGAACTTAATGGATGCGCTTCATCCATACAGAatcttttcaacactttttcTGTGTAGGCagattgatgaacaaaaataccatttgtcaaatgctcaatttgcagaccaagacataattttgttcttcccagatctttcatctcaaattcattctttaaataatcaattgccTTTTGAAGCTCTATTGGAGTTCCAATAAGatttatgtcatcaacataaatagcaagtacaacaaattccgatattgttttctttataaagaCACATGGACAAATTGCATCATTTGTATAACCTTCCTTACTTAAATACTCACTAAGACGGTTATACCACATGCACCCAGAttgcttcaaaccatataatgatctttgcaatttaattgaatacattTCTCGAGATTTTAAATTACACGATTTAGGCATCGCAAATCCTTCaggaattttcatgtatatctcattatcaaGTGATCCATAAAGGTAGGTTGTAACCACATCCATCAAATGCATTCCAAGTTGCTCATGGACTGTGAAACTAATGAGATAACGCAATGTTATTGCATCCATAACAGGTGAGTATGTCTCTTCATAGTCGACGCCAGGCCTTTGAGAAAATCCTTGTGCCACAAGGCGTGCTTTAtacctttgtatttcatttttctcatttctttttcgcaCAAAAATCCATTTGTAACCAACAGGTTTAATACCATTAGGTGTTTGAACTATAGGTCCAAAAACTTCACGTTTGGCAAGTGAATTCAACTCtgattgaattgcttcttgccATTTTCGCCAATCATTTCGTTGTCGACATTCTATAACAGATTGAGGTTCATGATCCTCATTATCTTGCATGATATTTGTTGCAACATTATATGCAAAGACATAATCAACCACTATTTCTGATCGATTCATATTAGTTTCaacatcttttaaatttatggatagttcattatttccttgagtttcaagttcattgattctttcatgaatatcagacttattcaaattttgaacttccatatgagattctttcatagtgtcatcttgacatttaatctttctttttctaggattttgatccttagaccccaatggtctaccacgctttaggtgtgtttttgactCATTGGCTATGACACTAGTGGATGGTCCTTTAGGGACATCAATTCGAATTGGGACATTCTCTGCAGGAATATGTGATTTAGTAATCCTTTTCAAATCTGTAAATGCGTCTGGCATTTGATTTGCAATTTTCTGCAGATGAATAatcttttgtacttcttgttcgcaagtagaagaatatggatcaagatgagacaatgataaatttttccacaaaatttctcatttcatttcACTATTCTCTCCCTCTAATTTTGGGAAAACTGTCTCATCAAACTGACAATATGCAAATCTAGCAGTAAACATATCTCCAGTCAATGGTTCAAGATAGCGCATAATGGAGGGTgactcaaacccaacatatattcCTAACCTTCTTTGAGAGCCCATCTTAGTGCGGTTTGGTGGTGCCACAGGCACATATACAGCACTTCCAAAAATTCTTAGATGGGATATATTAGGTTCTTGACCCATAACCAATTGCAATGGAGAAACCTTATGATAACTTGTCGGTCTGAGACGAATAAGTGTTGCAGCATGCAAAATTGCATGTCCCCACACAGAAGTGGGCAACTtagttttcataagcaatgGTCTTGCTATTAATTGCAAACGTTTAATTAATGATTCAGCGAGACCATTctgagtatgaacatgagcaACGGAGTGTTCAACTCTTATCCCAATTGctaaacaataatcattaaatgattGGGATGAAAAATCTGCAGTATTATCAAGACGAATGGACTTAATCTGATTATCAGGAAAGTGTGCCCTTAAccttattatttgtgccaataattttgcaaatgccaagttacgagatgacaataggcacacatgagaccatctagAAGACGCATCTATTAGaaccataaaatatctaaatgacCCACTAGATGggtgaataggtccacaaatatccccATGTATACGTTCCAAGAACGCAAGGGACTCAATCTTAACTTTCATTggtgatggtctcacaattaacttgccttgataacaagcagtacaagaaaattcaccatttaaaagaacttTTAGGTCTTTTAGTGGATGTCCATTCGAATTTTCTATAATTCGTCTCATCATTATTGACCCAGGATGTCCTAGACGGTCATGCCAAAGTACAAATGTATTGGAATcagtaaacttcttatttactatacaatgtgcctcaattgcactaatttttgtccaatacaagCCAGAAGATAAAGCATGGAACTTTTCTATAACACATGTCTGCCCAGAGACATATCTTGGTATCACTTGGTGATACCAagatattcaagatttatttcatccattgattggatatgataaccattttcacggatatctttaaaactcaacaagtttctcttagattttggagaaaacatagcattattaatgatgagtttAGTTCCCTTGGGCAAAATTACAATGGCTCTTCCAAAGCCCTCAATCATATTAGTACTACCAAAAATTGtagtaacatttatttttcccatacttaaataagaaaaatatttcttatttttgaatatcgtatgtgttgtaccagaatcaatcaaacaaatatcttcatatttcgataatatgttcttagaattatccatatcttcacatgaaatgacatacacaaaataaatatatattaaatattagtgttgtcaaaaaggtacaatatattcaaaggaataaattaatgattaaatattaaaaattgagccttaatttattgtttcctctaagtcaaaaatgagttgtttggaaaataaaataaaatcattatttaatcctAGTTAATAACAGAGTGCATGTTTTTAACATTAGATCAAGttaaagacctaatataatacaaacacgCGATAAAGTTTAGTATTTGACTAACTCTATCATAttagaatcatataaataaaacaataaaaaatatatattattttattaagaattaaGGAACAAGCTAATGAGcgactaaaataatttaaaatactaatattcatgcaaacaactatcattacataaaatttattaataaatactagaaaaaaaaatatcactcttCCATGTTCACAGAACCATCACCAATTAAGtgatctatttttccttcagGATGTGTGAAGAAATCTGCTATATCCAAGTGCGTGatgtcaacttgattttcagagataaaatttgcctcaggatttttctctttcttctttagtGATTCTTGATAAAGCTCAACCAAGTGTTTGGGAGTACGACAATCACGTGCATAATGACCTCTTCCACCACATCGAAAACAACCTTCCCTAGTTGCTTCACGTTTctcatcctttcttttttcctttttatttgacGAAAACAACCATATCGTGCCTTTGGATGTATGACCATCTTCAAGTGGTCGAATCTCGTCAAGATGATGACGCAAGAATATCATTGCTCGTGCACAGTTTTGATTTGAtgctttattttcttcttttatggtgTCTCCAAGACCCATTGCATCAAGGTGGATTTCAGCATCCAACACCCATGAGAGGTAGTTCCTGCCCGAACTTTGGAGGGCAGTGAACTCTAGTTTTGTAAGATTGGccaacaaaagaataaataatacctttattaattcttcaaatctaaccttcacttttgagaaattagagtctcgtgctgataacgtgttataaaactattaaataagaagaagaagctagagagaaaagaagagaaaacttgttatttctcttgatgaatgaatttacaatgaagaggagcactctatttataggagaaatctaacttggtccccaagtaggaggactctttaatcatatcctaaaaaggactccacatgatagacattcactataatacaaatactttataacaattttattttattttgccaATATAAGTGAAAAAATTATTGCATACCTTTTATAACGGAAAATACACAGATATTCTCtacgaaatttcagagacacatttatactgtactaaggtcctattacccctttgaaattattttataagtaattttttatcttttttttgctTATGTGGCACTAACTTGATAAAAAAGTCAACCGTTGTTGggtccacaagatagtgccaaaaaagggatagaaaattattaataaaataagatcaGAGGGTAACATGacatttgtataatataagtgtgtctttgagattgatggatacttgtgcattatcccttttatAACTGATGAATAATGATACTATAATTGTTATTTGTACATGTTCATAACTAcagtaaaatttataataattattttccatctatataagataaaaatacTTTCAGATaggaaaatagtaaaatattcatactaaattaga encodes the following:
- the LOC101254171 gene encoding acidic leucine-rich nuclear phosphoprotein 32-related protein is translated as MDEIWERAVETALDGERDFGSVRTLTLDGAVKCIHGKLAPPSIFERFQNLEHLSIANTGVTSLEQFPRLQNLQKLNLSDNRIAGGLEFLVEAGLNSLRDLDLSNNRIQDIDDLRPLAELRLVSLDLYECPVTRVKDYRSRVFGLIRSLKFLDKMDAEGNERPESDDEEEDEEEDEDDDPGSGEVDGEDRPFRMTNGHRVENEGVVDVDEEESDADEEETEITRVTNGSKGDGSSHSNGFRVEAASDGEDDDDDDEDDEDEDFVEEIDEEGDEDDVVEVHEIEDTDEDEDGVEDDEDDDDDDEDEEEVDNDDGDFAEPESTGRLNSTEGEIDGHEHGEDDADEDDDGETGEEELGVEEDGDFEDDEDAEDEEEDNGNGYLVQPVGQVVVDDTEGSDVEAVIGDEDDADLEEDVDDDEEDDYGEVQEQPPSSSQKRKRDDEDDDGGDNNDDGNAEEDYSKSSKHR